DNA sequence from the Oryza brachyantha chromosome 5, ObraRS2, whole genome shotgun sequence genome:
ACACTCTAGAACACTATTCACTTTCACTGTGTAAGGAGATTGGTGTGACATCGTGATCTCCGGCAAAATCACATGACCAAAAGACCTTAGTTGCATGAAATGGTTATATTTCAAATAGAACATGTGTAGGTtcttaatttacatatataattacagTGAGAAGACAATTGTAGGCCAGTGTATAAATAGATTCTTACTCCACTAAGTAgatgttagaaaaaaaaggtaaggAGAGACAAACTTCAAATACTTTTACCTATATAATTACGACGAGAAGAAAATTGATAGATGGGATATTAGAAAAAATGGTAAGAAGTGACAACATTTCTAtagtttttcatatataatataactatgatgagaagaaaagaaaaatgacagAGACGagaagaaaattagaaaatgagATATTACAACAAATGTAGTAAGAGAGACACTATACAAATTCACCAGTGTTCTCATCCCATCACATTCAAGTTCTATTTTAAGTTGCTAGCGTGAAATAAgttctaaataaattattctatttttaaataaaataattactcATTTTTCCATCCACCGTATATGGTTCTAGTTATAGTAAATAGTAAATAGATGCATGTAAACTAATATATAACTtgaaataaagatatatttgttACTTTGTATTTCAATGGATCTAAAATGGatctattttagtttttattctACCCCACCGTATTTTGTTTCTATTCTACCCCAACTTCTCCATGAGATATTGGATTCTTTAATATCGTAACAATTCCACATTCCACTCTAGTTTGTTCATGATATATTAGATTCTTTAATATtatcattttagtttttattctACCTCACCGTTTTTATTACTATTCAATCTCCTCCCTGATTTTTATTCCTATTCCACCTTGTGCATTAGATATTGGAttctttaatattataaaaattccaCCCTACCTTGTCCATGATATATTAGATTCTTtaatattatcatattttagtttttattctACCCACCGTTTTTATTACTATTCAATCTTCTCCCTGGTTTTTATTCCTATTCCACCTTGTGCATTAGATATTGGAttctttaatattataaaaattccaCCTTACCTTGTCCATGAGATATTAAAGAATTTGTTACTTCTTGCGAATTGGTCTTACTCCCCTAATGTGATTGTCTTGTTGTGAGTTGTACTTACTCTAACGTGAGTGTGCATGAGATATTGCATTCTTTAATATCATAACATGGCTAATATTTTACTATCTTAATGTGACCAGTTGATAACATCCCTATTTTCCACAATCTAATTAtcttcttcatattttttttattttgtatgctTTCTCTAATCTAATTATcttgttcatatttttattttgtatcttcatcatatttttctattttgtgtTACCATGTTTCCTCAATATTTTGTGTAATCTAGTTATCtcattcttttagaaaaaaaatatgtaatcaatgttattaagattttttaaaaaatattacccTTCCTGtcgatatttttgaaaattgtATGTAATCTAATTGTCGATGTTTCACTCCTTATTAGCGTTCAATATTATTAGTAATGTTTCACTCCTTATTGGTGTTTTCAGGTGATTTTCACTTGATGATATCAAGATTTCCTTGTCCATGAGGTATTGCATTCTTTAATATCATAACATGGACACCTTGGAAAGCCTTGGAAAGATTTGTTTAATATCATAACATGCCTacctttgaaaattttgttacttGATGTCCGTTGTTCTTGCTCCTAATGTAAGTGTCTATGAGATAAATTGCATTCTTTAATATCATGAAATGGCTAATATTTTACCATCTTGATGCGATTAGTTGATAACATCATTGTTTTCCCTAATTatcttattcatatttttatattttgtatgttttctctaatctaattatcttcttcatatttttatttcgtACTATCTTGttccttttttaattttgtattaccATGTTTCCTCAATATTTTGTGTAATCTAGTTATCTCATGTTTCCTCAATATTTTGTGTAATCTAGTTATCTCAATTTGTTAGTATTTGTATTACACTGTTTCCTCAATCTTTTGTGTAATATGTTAtctcttttagaaaaaagtatGTAGCCGATGGTcctaatattttctaaaagaattATTACCCTTGCTTGTCGATATTTCCGAATATTCTGCGTAATCTATTTCTAGTTGATGGTATCAAGATTTCTTTTCATTACATGGTACGTGTACACATGCAACACCAAATATATGTAAGATAAGCACACGGATGCACTCCATGATACACACTTAAAGAGAAGGCCATTATATTTCTAACAAGGCTCACTTGTGTGAGCAACGTCCTAGTGAGGCACAACAAACTTTTAAGGGCAGACACAGTAATTTGACGTGACATGTGGCTCTAGCCTACTATGTTAGAGTCGGCTCGCCAAATCGACATGGACTGTGCTCCTGCAAGGGTGCACGGATCCTGCAGAGGGAATGGTGGCCTTGTCAGATGGAGCCACACATGGAGGAGAGAAAGGTGTCGACGCTGGAGCTCCAGATTCACAGAGTCATGATGCCAACAACTTCAACCTCGCCTAGATCTACTCGTCGATGCCATCAAGCTCGCCGACACCCGCCTGGATCTGTTCGCCGAGGCCATTGAGGTCATCGGCCCCTGCTTGAATACGCTCATCGACGCCATCGAGTTCACCGGGCCTTGCTTGGATTCCTTGCCGAGGCGTTGGATCTACACGCCAATGGTGAGGAAGCAACGGAGGAAGCACGACAGCGGTCGCGAGGAAGTTGTGCCGATAGCGAAGGTTGCGGTGACAGCAGAGAAGGAAGCGATGATGTTGGCCCGCGACTGCTTGGAGGCTGATGGGAGAGTGGAGGATCAGGTGTAGAAGAGAAATGACTAggactgacatgtgggcccacttGATTTGAGGGTATGTATGTATCTATTCTTTTGGTCAGAACtgtttaaacaaaatattcaattgatgaaatataaatatacaaaagctgAGATATAAAAGATATGTAAAGTGGCTTTCACTATGAATCTAATAGCCTCATCTTACGTGCATGATGAGACCACTCCTACAAGTGTTCTCCACTGTGTATGCCCTAAGTGCCATTTTCATGCTTCCATGCTTCCCTATAACACATGCTCACCCATTTTCATGCTTCCCAAGTCTATTTTCTGGCTTCCCCCATAGTACACGCTCAATATATTGCTATCAAAAGCTCACTTACTCAATATATCGCTATCAAAAGTTGTATGCAATATTTGTAGGCAACAAGATCATGGTGGCACACGAACAAACTTTTAAGTGCCCATTTACTTTCTTAATATAGGGCTATCAAAAGCTCGCTTGTGTATATGCAATATCTATAGGCAACAAGATCCTGGTGGCACAAGAACAAACTTTCAAGTGCCCATTTTCTTGCTTCATTGAGATATAGCTTTCGGCATTTTCTTGCTCCAACTGAGAGAGCTCGGCTCAAGGCATTTTATTTGTCAATTTTCTTGCCCAACTGAGATCAACTGAGAGTGCATTGCACTTTGCACCCGATAAGAGTGTACATTTATTCAATTTATACACTGGGTTTATTAAATAGTTTCACTTTACAacaatatccaaatatgcttCAGTCTGAACTAGATTGCATCATATAATTGAAAGGAAATCTTGTCAAATATGCTAAACTTGTAAAACTTCATGAATTTATACCATGTTTCACAAAATTACATTCAGATTTTAagaatttcattaaatttccaTAGAACCCTAATCAagagaaaataatttcaaTACAACTTGGTGTGAAGTGTAAGTATATGCTAAACTAGTTCAAACTTCAAACAGAAACAGTGATTCCTACCCTTAGAATTTGTGGCAGAGGTTACTGTGGATCTATCCTTGTATAATAGTATGACTGCCCAAAGGCTAGATACTACCTTTGATTCCACTGGCACATTATCTCATTGAAAACATCTGGTGCATAACACAGGATATTAATCCCAGATGAAACACAAgaataccaaaattttcagaGAAGGCAGCATGTAGcaaaaattatcaaatcaaCAATGTTGAAGCACATATGCAACCATTGCAGGTACGCTCACCATTATCAGGTTTCTTCAAGCAGTACCTCATGTAGGTGCAGCTATTGCAGGTACACTACTTCAGGTCAGTTAACTAATAAACTTCAGTACAGCCACAAATGGAAGAAACACATTTGATCTAAGTAAAACACTCGGTAGCCTATGTCTCCATCAAACTCAAGCAAGCATACCAGGGGAGTACTTGTTTATGCCACATCTGGGGGAGAACCACCAGGAACCAACTGTATGGGCCAAACAAAAAGCGTAATAACGTTAGAGATCGCAGGTAGCATCAAACTTACCGAACCATTCTTTACAGGAAGTATCTgatcaagatttcttacaatGGCTATATTGTTGCCATTTAGGAGTATCTGATCAAGCTTTGTTATGCGACGGCCTTCAGCAGTGTATTCACTGGAAAACAACCAGAAGATCACAAAACAAGAAACATTATACTACAATTCCATAATGAACATATACATATGCTAAATATGCAAGTGAAGAAACTACCAAATATCAGTCTGATTTTGCTGAGTGAGTTCCTAGATCCTACATTAATTTGGAAGGGTGATAGTGGTAACTTCATATTCAGCTAAAATAGGAAGAAGTACCACTACTACTGTCCAGCATTTTGTTATGGGACTAGTGAATCATTGCACATCAACAGATCATATGGATATAGTCATGGTATATATTCAGGAAGTAAACATAACACAAACTCTAAAACACTGCTCACTTGAAAACTTCTGCAAGATGCTCCAACAGTATCTTAAGCCCTTGTACAACCATGTATTATATTGCATGCCATTATACAGCAATCATCTAAAGCTTTTGCGAAACACCTCTGATTTTAAGTAGTTACAACATCCACTGATCCACATGCGCCTTCTCCAATCTACTAAGATGCTGAATATGAGCATTTCTAGCACTAATTCAGGTATAATAGAAGACtgcaaaatttgcaaaaaatatggtaacacAACAACACCTATAAGAACTAGTACAAAACTAATGCAACAATTGCGAAGAGCTAGCATGACATTCATGATGTGTCAGCGTAACACTCACTAATGGAAAACTACTATCGCATGACCAACTCTCTCCCTCTTATCATTCTATCCTATATCGATTGCTACAGATAtggagtactccctccgttccatattataagactttttgggtttgcctagattcatccatgtctcaatgtatatgttttgtataagtgtctagattcattaacacacaaatgaatctagacaagttcagaaagtcttataatgtggaacggagggaatagATAACAACATTAATTATGCCAAAAAAACAGCTTGATTCCCTGCTGCAATATATGGAAATAAAATTCCCAAACAGGACAACACTAACTACAGGGGTGAACAGGTTACTGCACCACAAAACCTGCAAAACAGTGTGCTGCATCCACTGTTGCAGCTTCTCTGGAATCAAGTTTTAATGTGAACTGATCTTAGACTGGATAAATTAGTGATCGTGTTATAAGTactaaacaacaaataaaatctTGAGCTATACCAAAGTATAATATTGAGATTAGAAGATGGCATACTTCTTTAACTTCATGAAATCAAGTTTTTTtgtgaatttaaaattgaagcaCACAATGGGTTAACAATCATGTGAGATACcacaaagatgaaaaatagtttgagCTATACCACCTATGCTGATTGGTAGCATAACAATTCATGCTATATGAAATCTGTGTGAGATGGGATGGAGAAAAATGACCAGTACAAGGCTAATTCCAATGTGTGCCGGTTATCATAAACTCAAATaaagttttctaaattttattgcTAGTTCCACTATCAGCACAGTGATACAGCAATGTCAGACACTAAGCTAAACTAATCTGTAACCTAATccgaaaaaaccaaaaacacCATACGATCGTGAGATAACATAAAAGAACTGGTGCCAAAAGATCCAAAAGAAACGGAGTAAATTCAAGGGTAGGGCGATTTTCCACATACTACTCAGTGACGTCCTCGAGCACCATGTTGACGTACACATCGAACCCACAGAGAGTGCCCACGAGCTCCTTGTCACCCTTCATGATCACCCAGATCTTGGACCCGATGCACCGGTCAATCAGCTCTGCTCGAACCAACGCCCGCAAAAACACACAGGAACAGCCGAGACTAACAGGTCAAACCCAAGGCAAGAGAAATCCGGGAGCAAACCTAGCAAGGCTTAGCCCCCTACGGGATTGGGAAACAAGGGCAAGCTTCTTCCGGCGCACCTGAGGGGAGAAGCTGGGAGGGGTTGTTCTGGGACATGGTGACGGGTCCCCTCTCCGGCGGATATCGAGGTGGaagggcggcgcgcggcgacggcggaagaagatgagcggcggcggaggcggaggcggaggcggaggggatCCCAACTGGCCCGAACACTGCGCCCTAGCCGACCCGGCGACTCCACCCACAAGACGTATCCTCCGCCGTCCGATCGATCAATCAACCGTAGATGTATAAAAGCCCCAGactattctttttttaacgCTTTTGAGAGCATTTTAAAGCACCAAATAAAATGAACCCAAGAGCCGAAAGAGCTAAAGGTCAGCCCAATTTCTGATAAGATTTTTAGTGCGGCTTACTCATTCCAAAGAAACATTATTTGGGcctaattttaaaaaattagaattagGCCCAACTCAAATATATTACGTTTGTTGGGCTCTCTGATTTTTAGTGCCAAGTGAATGacgaatttattaaaaaataaatatattttttgtttgaaaaaactataaaattgaaattccATCTTCTGGacgaaatatataaaatgttcACTAGTTATGCTATATATTTAACATGCATACGTCCGATTATAGCTAGCGGTGCTTACTATATTTACCGGTGCCCCCCTTAACGTCCAACCACATGCAAAATGTTTTCAGTGATGAGCAGCAAGAGAGAAGGGGTGATTTTGCAGTTGGCTGACTAAAACACCACTAGTAAGAGcatggctaataatatagccaacaagctggctataaaactctttttagtatttttatagctcactcatataatggttagctctttatttttaatgcaggacccacatgtctaTCTCACATGctgtcttggttcttgtgcttgagctggctataagcttatagctagcttctcctttttctcctcccttctctcttctaCGTCAGtatttagctggcttatagcctgctattatacttgctccaAGGCATATTTGCGGATATCGTCGAGCTCAAGGacgttttatatatatctaagtGTTAAGAGTCTAGTTTTacccttttaaaaaaaactatttttttaacttttataaagaaaatataaataaaaatttcaaagaaTGACATCCGAGGTCATGGTGACGCCGCGTGTTGCTAGTGGTGGGCCATGTGGCCCACTCGTCTCGCAGGGCCCACTGATAGCTCAACCCAGATGGACGGCCACTGAGATATGGCCAGAGCGACACCTGAGCAGAGCCCAGCCAGTCACATCCGCCCATGGCTTAGCCCCACACCGACGAGCTCCTGTCCTCCCTCCACTACACCACGCGGCCAGCCGCCCATCGAGCTCCCGCCGCGTGTGCCCGTCGCCTTCGCGCTGCGCCATTAAACAATCGGGCTGGAGCTAACAGCTGCGCGCCCGAGCCCTCTCGTCCCACTCCTACGTGTCCCGCTGCCCTGGCCTGGCCCCcggcaggtggaggtggaggtggagatcAAGAACCGCCGGTGCTCGTTCGCCCCAGTGCCTCGACACTCTTCTTGGATCGGGGAGCCGAGCGGGGCAGATCAAGATTTGGGctgcgggcgggcgggcgggcggaggtggtgagggtgaggaggaggagggggcgcgatggagaaggagaagaagatggagGTGGAGAAGGTCAGGGtggaggcgacgcggcggtgggTGATCGGGGTCGGGTTCTGGGTGCAGGGGTTCCGGCTGTTCCCGTGGCTGGGCGTCAACTTCTTCCTCAAGGACGGCAtgggcgtcgccgcctcctcgctgCAGATCCTCCAGGCCTCGGCCAACCTGCCCATGGTCGCCAAGCCgctcctcggcctcctctccgACGCCGTCCCCATCCGCGGCTACCGGCGCCTCCCCTACGTCGCCATCGGCGGTatgctctctctctttccctccCTTCCCTGGATTGCCTTCCTCCAGATCCAGAATTCGCCTCACAAATCTTGCTTTGCCCGGAATCAGATTTGGTTGCGCATTTGTGATACAATGCATTACGGTGCAGCAGTGTAGTGTAGGAATATGCAGTGGTATCTCACTTTGCTCCGTCATTAGCATTAATCGTGGCAATGGCCATGCTGCTTAGTATGGAGAGTCTTTTCTTGCATTTGTTTTGGAGCCCGCATCTTATGGCGCAGCTGGCGACAATTGCATCACAGCAAAGGATATGCTTTGATGCTCATGTGCTTGTCCTCTTGATCCTTCTCACCTACCTTTTGTTATGGTttacttttcctttttgtgaTTAGCATTAGTATCTGTCATCTTTTCCCGGATTAGCCTTTCACAGAATAACTTTCGTCTAATGTTGCACCAAATTTCCTCTCATGCTAGTGCCACGAATTCACAAAGCAACAAGTAAGTAGTCCCTTGCCAACCAGCTCACGCATGAATCTTTTATGTACTTTCG
Encoded proteins:
- the LOC102714457 gene encoding sm-like protein LSM5 produces the protein MSQNNPSQLLPSELIDRCIGSKIWVIMKGDKELVGTLCGFDVYVNMVLEDVTEYEYTAEGRRITKLDQILLNGNNIAILVPGGSPPDVA